A region from the Achromobacter seleniivolatilans genome encodes:
- a CDS encoding amino acid ABC transporter permease — protein MPIDLSIVGESIPVLLKGLRITALVSLIGIPLGMLIGTLAAYAAQSRTPLRPIALGYVELVRNIPFLILVYLSFFGLPKIGVPASAMTVAIGCTAFYTGGYFCEILRAALQSVPRGQSSAALSLGMTYWQTQRHIVVPQLFGFLIPPATSLIIMMFKDTAIFSVMSLPEMTYQSNLLTANTFAYLEVLGTTALIYWLCSVLMASIGRRLETAARRSTHQT, from the coding sequence ATGCCCATTGATCTTTCCATCGTCGGGGAATCCATTCCCGTGCTGCTAAAGGGCCTGCGGATCACGGCGCTGGTCAGCCTGATCGGCATTCCGCTGGGCATGCTGATCGGCACGCTGGCCGCCTATGCGGCGCAATCGCGCACACCGTTGCGCCCCATTGCGCTCGGCTATGTGGAGCTGGTGCGCAACATCCCCTTTTTGATCCTGGTCTACCTGTCGTTCTTCGGACTGCCCAAGATCGGAGTGCCCGCTTCCGCCATGACAGTCGCCATTGGCTGCACGGCGTTTTACACGGGCGGCTACTTCTGCGAAATCTTGCGTGCCGCGCTGCAAAGCGTTCCGCGCGGACAAAGCAGCGCGGCCCTGTCGCTGGGCATGACGTACTGGCAGACGCAGCGCCACATCGTCGTGCCGCAACTCTTTGGCTTCCTGATCCCGCCCGCCACCAGCCTGATCATCATGATGTTCAAAGACACGGCGATCTTCTCGGTGATGAGCCTGCCCGAGATGACCTACCAGAGCAATCTGCTCACCGCCAACACCTTCGCTTACCTAGAGGTGCTGGGCACGACTGCGCTGATCTATTGGCTGTGCAGCGTGCTGATGGCCAGCATCGGGCGCCGCCTGGAAACCGCAGCGCGCCGCAGCACGCACCAGACCTGA
- a CDS encoding agmatinase, producing the protein MSTYTVPPRTGHPTLLYSELALDLDNLQADIAVLGMPYGSPYSAADFSNDQTNAPTAIRQATDRVVRRPGHYDFDIDGPLLQGREDIRFVDCGDIIPDLSKPRGEHYERAEAAVRRIAAAGAVPIVLGGDHGITTPILRGLDQKGPITLVHIDAHLDWREDVNGVRDGLSSPIRRASEMAHVDRIIQIGLRAQGSGRPEELIAARAYGAELVTAYELHDVGMDAVLERIPDGGNYYLTIDADGMDPATMPAVAGPAPGGVTFVQARKLIHGLVRKGRVVGMDIVEIQPEKDLNQISCITAGRLILNLIGASIRAGHYDK; encoded by the coding sequence ATGAGCACCTATACCGTCCCCCCCCGCACCGGCCACCCTACCCTGTTGTATTCGGAACTGGCGCTGGACCTGGACAATCTGCAAGCCGATATCGCCGTGCTGGGCATGCCCTACGGCTCGCCCTATTCGGCCGCCGACTTCAGCAATGACCAGACGAACGCGCCCACCGCCATCCGTCAGGCCACGGACCGCGTCGTGCGCCGTCCCGGCCACTACGACTTCGATATCGACGGCCCCCTGCTGCAAGGCCGCGAAGACATCCGCTTCGTAGATTGCGGCGACATCATTCCAGACCTGTCCAAACCCCGCGGCGAACACTACGAACGCGCCGAAGCCGCCGTGCGCCGCATCGCCGCAGCTGGCGCCGTGCCTATCGTGCTGGGCGGCGACCACGGCATCACCACGCCCATCCTGCGCGGCCTGGATCAGAAAGGGCCGATCACGCTAGTACATATCGACGCCCATCTGGACTGGCGCGAAGACGTCAACGGCGTGCGCGACGGCTTGTCCAGCCCGATCCGCCGCGCCTCTGAAATGGCGCACGTCGACCGCATCATCCAGATTGGCCTGCGCGCCCAAGGCAGCGGCCGGCCCGAAGAACTGATCGCGGCGCGCGCCTATGGCGCCGAACTGGTCACCGCTTATGAACTGCACGACGTGGGCATGGACGCCGTGCTGGAACGCATTCCGGACGGCGGCAATTACTACCTGACCATCGACGCCGACGGCATGGACCCGGCCACGATGCCCGCCGTCGCAGGCCCCGCCCCTGGCGGCGTGACGTTCGTACAGGCGCGCAAGCTGATCCATGGCCTGGTGCGCAAGGGCCGCGTTGTTGGCATGGACATCGTGGAAATCCAGCCGGAGAAAGACCTGAACCAGATCTCGTGCATTACAGCCGGGCGTCTGATCCTGAACCTGATCGGCGCTTCCATCCGCGCAGGGCACTACGACAAATGA
- a CDS encoding amino acid ABC transporter ATP-binding protein, with amino-acid sequence MIEIRGVDKYYGSHHVLKQCSTQVSKGEIVVVCGPSGSGKSTLIKTVNALEPIQKGDILIDGDSVTSTTDLPKLRTKVGMVFQHFELFPHLDITRNLTLAQQIVLGRDIATASAKAAALLERVGLSAHAHKHPGQLSGGQQQRVAIARALSMDPMAMLFDEPTSALDPEMVNEVLDVMVELAEEGMTMMVVTHEMGFARRVANRVVFMEDGAIIEDSPTDRFFQDAASPQAQRFLSKILPH; translated from the coding sequence ATCATCGAAATCCGCGGGGTGGACAAGTACTACGGCAGCCACCACGTGCTCAAGCAGTGCTCCACCCAGGTGAGCAAGGGCGAGATCGTGGTGGTCTGCGGGCCGTCCGGCTCGGGCAAATCCACCTTGATCAAGACCGTCAACGCGCTGGAACCCATACAAAAGGGCGACATCCTGATTGACGGCGACTCGGTCACCAGCACCACGGACCTGCCCAAGCTGCGCACCAAGGTCGGCATGGTGTTCCAGCACTTTGAGCTGTTTCCCCATCTGGATATCACGCGCAACCTGACGCTTGCCCAGCAGATCGTGCTGGGGCGCGACATCGCCACGGCCAGCGCCAAAGCCGCCGCCCTGCTCGAACGCGTCGGCTTATCTGCCCACGCGCACAAGCATCCGGGCCAACTGTCGGGCGGGCAACAGCAACGCGTGGCGATTGCCCGCGCGTTGTCCATGGACCCCATGGCCATGCTGTTTGACGAACCCACGTCCGCGCTGGACCCCGAAATGGTCAACGAGGTGCTGGACGTCATGGTGGAGCTGGCCGAAGAAGGCATGACGATGATGGTGGTCACGCACGAAATGGGCTTTGCCCGGCGCGTGGCCAACCGCGTGGTCTTCATGGAAGACGGCGCCATCATCGAAGACAGCCCCACAGACCGTTTCTTCCAAGACGCTGCCAGCCCGCAGGCGCAGCGTTTTCTTTCGAAGATTCTTCCTCACTGA
- a CDS encoding RidA family protein codes for MAHTRIRKFNTRETYPEQQLDNDLCQAVVAGNLVFLRGQIGQDLDTRESVGVGDVTAQAEKAMANVAMLLDECGSELSHICKLTVYLVDVRYREAVYNVMGRWLKGVFPVSTGIIVSALARPEWLVEIDVTAVIPG; via the coding sequence ATGGCGCACACCCGCATCCGCAAATTCAACACGCGTGAAACCTACCCCGAGCAGCAACTGGACAACGATCTGTGCCAGGCGGTTGTCGCCGGCAATCTCGTATTCCTGCGCGGTCAAATCGGCCAAGACCTGGACACCCGGGAATCCGTCGGCGTGGGCGACGTTACCGCCCAAGCCGAAAAAGCCATGGCAAACGTCGCCATGCTGCTGGATGAATGCGGCAGCGAGCTCTCGCACATCTGCAAACTAACCGTGTATCTGGTCGACGTCCGCTATCGCGAAGCCGTCTACAACGTCATGGGCCGCTGGCTCAAAGGCGTGTTCCCCGTGTCCACCGGCATCATCGTTTCCGCCCTGGCCCGCCCCGAGTGGCTGGTTGAAATAGACGTGACCGCCGTCATCCCCGGCTAG
- a CDS encoding TlpA disulfide reductase family protein, translated as MPAIRIGPLVFPTDLAILMAAAIAGLLAAHLLNRQRDRTANLSTDLWRALVIGLVAARLAFVWQYREHYLPDPIQILDLRDGGWTGLIGLGAAWLYTLYAVVRRHSPRPALVGALALASVVWFGGGRWLASAPEAPSALTALAVQQVDGSPAALNAFHGKPTVINLWASWCPPCRREMPAFAAAQAANPDVNFVFLNQAEAPGPVTEFLTQHAPTLQNVLLDPAGDASRQMSNRGLPATLFLDAQGRLVDLRVGELSTASLAQRLEAIRDEDGGD; from the coding sequence ATGCCCGCCATTCGAATCGGACCGCTGGTATTTCCCACTGATCTGGCCATATTGATGGCCGCCGCCATAGCCGGTTTGCTGGCGGCGCACCTGCTCAACCGGCAGCGCGACCGCACGGCCAACCTGAGCACCGACTTGTGGCGGGCGCTAGTCATCGGCCTGGTGGCGGCGCGGTTGGCCTTTGTCTGGCAATACCGTGAACACTATCTGCCGGACCCGATCCAGATTCTGGATCTGCGCGACGGCGGCTGGACGGGCCTGATCGGTCTGGGCGCCGCTTGGCTCTACACACTGTATGCCGTCGTCCGGCGCCATTCGCCGCGTCCCGCGCTCGTGGGCGCGCTGGCGTTGGCAAGCGTGGTCTGGTTCGGCGGCGGACGTTGGCTTGCGTCTGCGCCAGAGGCGCCTTCCGCCCTGACCGCCCTGGCTGTACAGCAGGTCGATGGCTCGCCCGCGGCGCTTAACGCCTTCCACGGCAAACCCACGGTCATCAACCTTTGGGCCAGCTGGTGCCCGCCTTGCCGCCGTGAAATGCCAGCATTCGCGGCCGCACAGGCCGCGAACCCCGACGTGAATTTTGTCTTTCTGAATCAGGCGGAAGCGCCGGGTCCGGTCACGGAATTTCTGACTCAGCATGCGCCGACGTTGCAAAACGTGTTGCTTGATCCTGCTGGCGACGCATCACGCCAAATGAGCAATCGCGGGCTACCCGCCACGTTGTTCCTGGATGCGCAAGGCCGGCTGGTGGACTTGCGGGTGGGGGAGCTTTCGACGGCGTCGCTGGCGCAACGGTTGGAAGCGATTCGGGATGAGGATGGGGGGGATTAG
- a CDS encoding lysozyme inhibitor LprI family protein, which produces MMIKKILPAACAAALCIFSLTATAAPEALPSFDCAKARTGAEKAICANPQLAALDASIAKRYDEARKSLDSITAEALLRDQRYFTKVRDDAFEKPFDKDKPIEELATRLKYRDAFLASLDLAERKGFTGRWRNLSGEITLWKKPDGDILYEGSAAEPHTGRWSCNVEASGRAKDERLRVKSVDTKGWVLNLQRQGDGLVVQEQPPGAGSSGPPYCDMNGTLGGTFFPIR; this is translated from the coding sequence ATGATGATCAAAAAGATACTCCCTGCCGCCTGCGCCGCCGCGCTGTGCATATTTTCCCTGACCGCCACTGCGGCGCCGGAGGCCTTGCCTTCGTTCGACTGCGCCAAGGCGCGCACGGGAGCAGAAAAAGCCATCTGCGCAAACCCGCAACTCGCAGCCCTCGATGCGAGCATCGCCAAGCGCTACGACGAAGCGCGCAAATCCCTGGACTCCATCACGGCCGAAGCGTTGTTGCGCGACCAGCGCTATTTCACCAAGGTGCGCGACGACGCCTTCGAGAAACCGTTCGACAAAGACAAACCGATCGAGGAACTTGCGACCCGCCTGAAATACAGAGACGCGTTTCTCGCCTCGCTGGACTTGGCCGAGCGCAAGGGCTTTACCGGCAGATGGCGCAACCTTTCCGGCGAGATCACGCTCTGGAAGAAGCCCGATGGCGACATCCTGTACGAAGGCTCGGCCGCAGAGCCGCACACCGGGCGCTGGTCATGCAACGTCGAGGCCTCCGGCCGTGCCAAGGACGAGCGCCTGCGGGTCAAGAGCGTCGATACCAAGGGCTGGGTACTGAACCTGCAACGCCAAGGTGATGGGCTGGTCGTCCAGGAACAGCCGCCCGGCGCAGGTTCATCTGGTCCGCCCTATTGCGACATGAACGGAACCTTGGGCGGCACGTTCTTCCCGATACGCTGA